The following coding sequences are from one Diabrotica virgifera virgifera chromosome 2, PGI_DIABVI_V3a window:
- the LOC126880198 gene encoding zinc finger protein 239-like translates to MKTIHVHSNDKKEHMSQPAEEQTIKCEICAKQFARKRYLNAHMIIHAGEKPYKCEICYKKFSMAQHLKRHIATHTGEKPYKCEICCRQFSEAHHLKGHIRTHTVGKPYKCEICYKEFTTITSSKYHMRLHTGEKPYKCEICIKQFSQPGNMKQHMRSHTGETPYKCEICLKLFPTITSLKCHMRLHTGEKPYKCEICCKEFSDSRNLKTHFRLHTGEKPYKCEICFKHFSQKGQLKTHMMTHTGETPYKCEICSKQFTQKRHLNDHMKVHTGQKPYKCEICYKEFVRAHNLKSHSRVHTGQKSYKCEICYKEFARAHTLKSHFKVHTRKNLILGEAVFSSRHSELT, encoded by the coding sequence ATGAAAACGATACATGTACATTCAAATGATAAGAAAGAACATATGAGCCAACCTGCTGAAGAACAAACAATAAAATGTGAAATTTGTGCTAAGCAGTTTGCTAGAAAAAGGTATTTAAATGCACACATGATAATTCATGCTggggaaaaaccatacaagtgcgaaatttgttatAAGAAGTTTAGTATGGCACAACATTTGAAACGTCATATAGCaacgcacactggagaaaaaccttacaagtgtgaaatttgttgtaGGCAGTTTAGTGAAGCACATCATCTGAAAGGTCATATAAGAACGCATACTGTAGgaaaaccttacaagtgcgaaatttgttataaggaatttACTACAATAACTAGTTCGAAGTATCACatgagattgcacactggagaaaaaccatacaagtgtgaaatttgtatCAAGCAGTTTTCACAACCAGGTAATATGAAACAACATATGAGATCTCATACTGGAGAAAcgccttacaagtgcgaaatttgtctTAAGCTGTTTCCTACAATAACTAGTTTGAAATGTCACatgagattgcacactggagaaaaaccatacaagtgtgaaatttgttgtaaAGAATTTAGCGATTCacgtaatttgaaaacacattttaggttgcacactggagaaaagccttataagtgtgaaatttgttttaagcactTTTCTCAAAAAGGCCAATTGAAAACACATATGATGACACACACTGGAGAAAcgccttataaatgtgaaatttgttccaAGCAATTTACTCAAAAACGCCATTTAAATGATCACATGAAAGTTCACACTGGacaaaaaccttacaagtgcgaaatttgttatAAGGAGTTTGTTCGAGCACACAATTTGAAAAGTCATTCAAGAGTACATACTGGACAAAaatcttacaagtgtgaaatttgttataaggaatttGCTCGAGCACACACGTTGAAAAGTCATTTTAAGGTGCACACTCGAAAAAACCTTATCTTAGGTGAAGCAGTTTTCTCAAGCAGACATTCTGAATTAACGTAA